AGTCACCTCGGTTCGTGAGTTTATTTTTGGGGGGTGCTGCTGAAATGagacatcatttttttttttttggtgaacaCTACCTCAATACCAGCCATTCTTCAAAACAAAGTACATCAGTCACTATTCAGAAGAACCTACCTGCAGTTGTCAGCTTGACAATTTCTCAACCAACAAGTCATCATCCAGACATGACAGCACTGCAAATCTCTGCTCCTTTCAAGCTCTGAAAAACTATGACAaaaacatactcacacacatatgGTTCCTTGTGCCATCAATCATTTTTATGACAGCAGCGAGTGTGTGGAATCATTTCGTCTGTATGCTTAAAGGGCCACAGACCACAAATTATTTCCACTTTTGTTCTCGGGAGGCCGCTTTTGGCAGCGACCACATTCGGCATCACTCCACAGTACCTATTCCTCACTCCCACTTACCCTAACTATTTATTCAGAAGCATGGCTCACTTCAAAGAGTTTTAAGGCTGCCACAGTGGGCGATGATTCGTATTATTCCAAATGGTCATAGCTTCCTCAACTGGGTTCATGCAATGTCAACACAAGGAGGAGAACATGAATGGTAAATGGAATCATTACATTATTAAATTTCCCTCCCTTTTATGCACTTTATCTAACTGGCTTAATAATATGTTTTTCGAAATGCATTACTTGTTAAAAGCCTTCCCATTTCTGATGACCTTCTCTAACTTGCTGTAACTCTTTTGCTCCCTCTCCACCTGTCCCCAGGGAGCAGAGGTGACGGACCCCAGCCCACCCTCGCACACACTCCATCATGAAGGCTTTTTCTGGCGCTGCATGTTCCCTAGTGACCCCTCACTTCATATAGTGTGGGCTGTTTTGTTCAGTGAGTACAAAAGCAAAAGTCTGCACCACTGAGACAGCCAATGCTAAAGTGGATGAACTTTGGTctctacaatatatatatatatgaacatttAGCATTCACATAACCCATTTAAACCCCACCATTTAatgtgtccaatcacagcaaacCAACCGAGAACAAAAGACTGTATTCATGGATACCTCTTCCCTCTGCCTGTTGCTATTGGACCTGTCCCTCATCCAATTTATGACGCCACTGCAGGTACCAGCATTACGCtgccaaaaacattaaaactcataaaaccactgacaattgCAAAGAccagaagaaaataaaataatcaccaGAACAGTTATCAGGACAGTAAACTTAAAACAATGGAAACATAGCACACTCAGTTTGGTTGTAGCCAGAGGTGGGTAGACACCTGTTACATTTAAACATATACTTGGAGGCAAGCAAAATTTTTGACTAATTTGTTCTTGAGTATGTACAAATTTGTAATAATTGTATTACTATTATGACATACTGTCATGAACGTTTAATTACTAATACCTTTATTGGTATAATTTAATTAAGTTACATGAACAGTTTTGGCAGGCACTGTCACAGAGTTAGGGGAATATGCATCCAAGAACTTTCACTCGTGTAACATGATTTCCTTATGTGATGGGGAATCAGAACTCCAGTCTATCACTTGGATGGCACCATGGTTACCCACCATGCCAAACTGACATCTGTACTGTACTCGTAGATAAATAAAAGAGTTAATAACATAAAGGTTCTTCACATCATGCATAATCCCTAAGGGTAatgcttagaaaaaaaaaataaaaaataaaaaaataaataaataaaaagaaaaagaaaaaaagcatcaCTCAAGATTCAATTTGGGCAACAAACTTGCATGGGGCTatatactattaataataataacaataataaaaaaatactttttgtaATCCTACTGAAGTAACTACTTTACTTGagtatttgttttgtgtttgaacTGTTGGTTGTTGTAAGGCTCATAAATACTGACATAGatataatatgaaatatatttatttacatgccTACAACTATTAAGATTTGTGCAATTTATATACGTTTGCCTTTGTCTGCCCTGTTAATGTGTACTGTTTCAGTGAAGAAGCATTCCAAAAGAATAGGGACGTATAAAATAATACAGAGGTCTACAAGTCTACAAACTTGCTATTCTGTAGTGTGTTACAGATGGTCATAGAATATTTTCCCTGCGGCATTTTGGAACCTTTCTATCGATCCATTTGTTGTTGAATTTCAGCACAAAAGCAAAAAGTAAAAGTTTTGTCATGACAGAAGTACATTGTCCACAATAAACCCTTCCTCTAATATATgacctctgtgtctgtgtagtgtTCCGTGGCTTTTGGACCATGCTCATAATCCTGGCCATTGCTGCTAGTGTGGCTGGTGGCTTCCTGCTTGTGTGCGCTGTTCCCTTTGTCAGTCACAGACTCTACAGAGCAGGAGGGGCCTTTTTCATCACAGCAGGTATGAACTAATATGAATGTCACTGAATCATAGACCCAGTAATAATATGACAGAACCACAGAATCAGGCCGAGGCCCTGTTTATGCCAGTTTAAGGGAGCGTAAATATAGAAgcatgtttgtatttgtttgtgtagcAACACCATGCAACTACATGTACATTCTCCTCGTGCACTTTCGTGAGTAAAAGCCCCACAGCCAGCAGAAATAACCCTGCCCATCAGCAGTGTGTCAGGAATGCAATGCCCACACAGAGCTGAAACTGGACTCTGCCAGCTGCCTGCAGCATGACGTCGGATCATCTCATCACACACAAGAAGATAAGGCTTTGACCACTGAATACAGGTGGTCAGCAAGGAAACAATATTTTTAAGCGGCTCGAACCACAGACTTTGAAAAGTGAACATACGTATCATTCTAAGGGTTCATCGCTCTATTAATGCCCTGATTACAGTAAACCTGACTTCATTAATGCCAGGACTATATATGTGGCCATTTTAGCTGTGAAGTTCAAGCTTCTGcaaaaagaaacataaaaatTAGTTTTGTTGcattgtttaatggttagtgccCAATAAAATGGGcttaaaaaaagttttaaacaaagtaaatgtataaataagaAAACTAGATGAAAATAggatacattaaaaataatattgtcCTATAACAGAGAATACTGTGATTAGCCacaggatttttatttatttttttggactgtAAAGAGTAGTATAGCCAACCAAATCAGGAATATGTTCATATTGTAACTGTTAATGTACAGCAAAGTAGCTCAAAGAAATGACTCAAtaagtgtttaaataaaaaaaagacaaatgataaaaaacaaatgagaaaactTTACTTTTACTCTTACCAGTGAAAACATATTCTTactaaaattttttttttttattactactTCTACTCAAGTAAATAACTACATTAGCAGTATTCTTAATGGCTATTGTCAGTATACTTACTACCACTGCACCCAGATCCAATCAAaaagcagtaacacacacacaaacacacaaagcttTCACACATAATGTGGTTATACCCACAAGCTGGTCTGATTACAATGTGTTTATACACTGAGGCAGATCCAATTATAATTctattacacaaacacagatccaATACACCTATACAGATCTGATAACAACGCATTTACACCAAGGCACAGATCCGATCACAAAGTGTTTATACACATGCCCAGATCCATTCTCAGTttacttatacacacacagatccaaACACAGTGCAGTTAAACACATACATTCAGATCTAATCACTGTTAAttaatacacagacacagacttaATCCTGTGAGTATAAACACATGCATATCCAATCACGACTTGTTTATACACACAGAGATCTGATCCCAGTGAGGTTCTAGAGCTACACCTAAAGACATTCTGATTACAACATGGTAACATTCCTCTTATAAATGTGTATTCAGACATCAGACACATACATGCACATTTAAATGCCAATTGTAAAACTAACTTGCTTTTAAATGTCCCCATTATCACACTTCCTTGGGCCTGAGTTCGAGAACTGCAATTTGAGCCTGTTTATTCCTGACACTCTGCTCCCCTCTGTTTGTAGCGTGTCTTTTCCTGGCACTGGTGGGACTGTTTGTGCTGTGGAAAGAGCTAGTGGACGTAAGGAGATATATCCTGCAGGAGCGAGAGAAGGACTGCGCTCATGCTCAGCTGGAGGCACATTATGGCTGGTCATTCATTGTGGCAGTGGCCGGTATCCCCTTGGTCCTTCTCGCTGgtcttcttttcttttgcatAGGAAAACAcctccagaaacacacataaaaGCAGCCGAATGGGAAAGAGATTTACCGAACTGGACTAACACCAGGCACGGCTGGGTTGGACACTGATCAGATGTATATGCATGCAACACAGGTGTAAATCTCTAACCTCAAACGTTTACAAACCAGTAGAATACTACTGAAGTGATGCATTCTGTAGTCAGTGTCATGATCATATTATGAAAACTGGGTCTAAATATAATTTCTGTTTGGGAGAAATGTCTCGTCCTATGGGTTTTAATGTTACTGGAATTCTCTGAATGACGCTACACACAAGCTGGGAATAACATGATTGTTGGTTTGGGGGTAATTTGGTGAGATCTTGGGATCTTCATGTTGTGCACAGCAGTGTAAGCTCTTTGCAGCTATTCATATTTTGACTATATCCATAAGATAAATTTACCAGGCCTTGATGCACTGGTACTCTGTTTGCAATGCAGGGACACAGCCTGAACAACGGTTCCAGGTAGGTTCCGAACCCAACATCTTACCAGgaagaagcagttacagaaggtgaatgaatgaataaacgcATCAACGTCAACTGAATGTACAGCAGCAAAGGGGAAaggtgtggggtgggggtggtcttttgtttttcctcattCAAAAATCAAGCTTTAGCCTAAACTTCCTAATATGAGCATGACTCGACTGTGGAATGGTGACATTTCAAAGGGTTTTCTAATAAATCAATCACACAAATGGAGGAACTATTTAGAGATGGTCTCTGAACACATACTTACAgctttcaaaaatgtattttggtcCAAAAACAATGTGTATGCTTTAGTAAATATGGTTATAATCAATTATAACTGTCCAAAATGATTGCAGGTAAACTATCACCTTCATGATCCTGAATTTTACACTTTTAGAATTCTATTAGGTGGGAGATATGAGAACTGGAAGCACAGAGATTCCAGGTGCTGATGTGATCAGAAATCACCAGATATGTGTGCACGCTTGGTATTAAAAGATTACAGCCTCCAGTAGGGTTTCTGAGATTGTAAACACTAATATTAACATATAGCACCACCACAAGGAAAGTTTAAGTGCCGTAAAACGTGAGGACACTGCTCAACATTAAGGGAGGTTTTGCATGGTTGCTGGCAACATTTATGAATGTTTTTGTATACGTTATGCAGAACTTTAATGTTTAAAGTGTGGTTGGTTATGAtgctaaaaataatttttattcattactGTTTTCAAACAATAGCGCTGGAATATATCACAGCATTGTGCAATACATCTAGCTTCCACTGATTTGagaaatttagaaaataaagaACAGTAGTACTAGCTTAAAAtcaaattatataaatgtataatcagCACAGCCTCTAACTTTGTATGGAATATTGAGTAGCAGTAGCCAAAAAAGGGACACAAAATTCAAAGCTTTCAAAATTTGGCAGCCGTGgtctggtggttagggaactggaccggttcaatccccagagccggcaggtcatgactgaccTGAGCAAGGCACCTTCCCAGGCgctgtggctagggctgcccaccactcCAGACACTAGttccctagtgtgtgtgtaaatgtaggtTTCACTacatggattgggttaaatttTTAGAAAAATTTGCAAGCACAGTGGTAAATAAAGAGATTCTAATtcttaaagagaaaaaaataataaaatatcaaatttcAACCTGTGCAAGCATGTTATGAAAGTTTGTGTTATAGTTGATCTTGTGAATCGTCAATGCTTATAGATAACAACTGCATAAATCATAGAGAGATGATTTACAAAAGTTATGGGGATATGGTAACTGCATAAACTTCATAAAACTGCCACAAGTAATTGATGTCATCCTATATAGGCAAtgacttttctttttcttttttttttctttagaagTGATTACATTGAAAAGGGGACATTCTGACCACAAACTAGCCGTTTAAAATTGTTATGAAAGTTTGACTAGAAATCTAGATATCCATTCTTATAAAAAGGCATGTTAAGAACAAACAAGTAGTAAGCAATACTTAcgagtgattatttattatttttacttttctttttctatGAAATACCACTTATATGGGATGCAGAATCATATTGTTTGGTAGTCCCAattaaccagtttatgctccacagtgCAGGTCCCTCACATATGGGCCCCCGTACTGAGAAAAAGTTTATTACATgatctctgatacatccaggtCAGTATGTGTCAGTACTGTGTCTGTTCTGGACTAGAATCACTAGGAGGAGGACTGCTCCTTTCAGCATGTACATACAATTTTGAAGAACAACAAGGCTCTAAGAAAACCACAGTAACCTATGGTAAATATTATAGAAATATTCTCCTATGAAAATATTTCGGTTTAAATAAGGACAGAGGCTGTTTTGGGACACATGCTGACTTGTTTACATGATGTGGAAGTGTAATTACGGAATAGATTATCTACACACTTGCACTGTTCACTGGAATGTCAGCCATAATTTGATGAATACTGTGTAATATATTTGTCTGACACTAAATAATTTGTATGTTTCTCCTCGCTTTTCTTCCATTTCCTAGATATAAATCACGACTACTTAATCTTTCTGGCAGCAAAGCTTACTCATAACGAAACACTGTGATACAGTGGTAAAGATAGTGTGCAATTACTTATGGCGTTCTTGACAGACCATACACACAGCACTAGCCCATGGGGCATTGTTTCCACTGCAATGCAACCTACTAAAGGAAGAGTATATATTCTATACATTTGTTACACAACATATGGTACATACAAACTCAGGTCTCCAAGAATTAGTGTGGGGTTGGGGGGTGGTGTGGTTTGTGAAGGGAAGAGGAATAgtagagagaggaggagagagagttagacagacagatagagagaaatAGACCTGggtagagagagggaaagagagaaacaatgaaaggaggaggaaaatgagagagagagagagagagaacccaaGATGGGCAAGCAGCCCCCCCTCCCAAACATCATGGCTGATTGAAACGAGATCAAAAGCGGGCAGCACTTTGATAAATGCACAGCTGTCTGCTCCATGGAACTGTTTGTGTACAGTAGAGGGGCCACCTGCCTCTGCCCTCCCCCTCTGGGGCGACTGCTGGTCACCTGACCCAAGCCAGGCTCAAGGGGTGAGAGCTGAGAGCGCTCCTGACATTCATCACAATTATTTGCATATCAGAGTCAGCCCCGGATCCTTAAAACAGCACACATTGGCAAAACCCAGAAAAAATGGTTAGTTAGTATCAAAACACCATGATTAGATTTTAAATATGAAGTAGCAGAGACAAAATAAAGTTAAACATGGTAAGAGGAACACACAGGACATTTGGGATGGACTATTTGACAAAtatgtaaacaaaagaaaagaagcCGCACAATACTCTATATTTTCTAAGCTTGGACTGAGGTGTGCAACATGGGAACATTATCTTGATGAATTACATCCTGATATGCTTTTATTATGTTGAAGTGGCTGAAGGTCTTTAAATCAAGGCTGTTAAAATATAGTTTGTCCTCATTTGTTGCAGTAATGGGAAGACTTTTAGAGTAGATATTGATGTAGAGTAGAACACGCAGTAAGGTCTTCGTTTAACCATCAACACTGGGGAGATCAGGTGCTGATTtgggatgattagttctgggccACAAACTGTACTACAAACTCatcccagaaaacacagttccactgctccacagctcagtgttgGGAGGCTTCAAACCCTTTCATCCTATACTTGGCATTGGATAGGTTGATTTATTGAAATTTAACAAGCTAAGCGTGTACTATTAGAGCGCCTGTGTCCACAAAGGTGCACCATAAAATCTCTAGTTACTGTATTGAATTGTCTACAAACATTGTGTTATAGTTGATCGTGTGAATCGTCGAAGCTTATAGATAACAACTGCATAAATCATAGAGAGATGATTTACAAAAGTTATAGGGAGACGGTAACTGCATAAACTTCGTAAAACTGCAACAAGTAATTGATGTCATCCTATATAGGCaatgacttttattttcttttttttttttagatgtgaTTACATTGAAAAAGGGACATTCTGACCACAAACTAGCTgtttaaaattattcattcattcattcattatctgtaacccttatccaattcagggtcgcggtgggtccagagcctacctggaatcattgggcgcaaggcgggaatacaccctgaagggggcgccagtccttcacagggcaacacagacacacacacattcactcacacactcacacctacggacactttggagtcaccaatcaacctaccaacgtgtgtttttggactgtgggaggaaaccggagcacccggaggaaacccacgcagacacagagagaacacactaactcctcacagacagtcacccggagcgggaatcgaacccacaacctccaggtccctggagctgtgtgactgcgacactacctgctgctccaccgtgccgccctttgtttaaaatgaatgaatttaaaaaaaatatttgatcaCAAAGTTTTCAATGTCAGTGGGTTTTTTATGACAACATAAAAAAAGGCAAAA
This region of Hoplias malabaricus isolate fHopMal1 chromosome 17, fHopMal1.hap1, whole genome shotgun sequence genomic DNA includes:
- the LOC136673235 gene encoding transmembrane protein 182-like, with the translated sequence MKTGVAALVGGLLGALGVLCFLVAFGTDYWLLASDDCGGHRQLEMTHHMVSSIELDNSTKGAEVTDPSPPSHTLHHEGFFWRCMFPSDPSLHIVWAVLFTNQPRTKDCIHGYLFPLPVAIGPVPHPIYDATAVFRGFWTMLIILAIAASVAGGFLLVCAVPFVSHRLYRAGGAFFITAACLFLALVGLFVLWKELVDVRRYILQEREKDCAHAQLEAHYGWSFIVAVAGIPLVLLAGLLFFCIGKHLQKHT